Proteins co-encoded in one Treponema succinifaciens DSM 2489 genomic window:
- a CDS encoding IS3 family transposase, with product MHDKNGVGLSVLEQCRILKLPRATYYERRRFEAERQKKKAGENKTRLNRAKIVINEWSTHSTYGYKKMSKHLKRLGYDWAGEKFIRNLYKELGIKGQKPVFKTTRSGKAPYGKFPYLLRNKLIAFPNQVMATDITYIKTPWGMMYFTAVIDLYSRKILSWRLSDSMRTDFCLECVREAFEKYGVPAVFNTDCGSQYTSGEFIGLLKSYNVEISMDGIGRCKDNIFVERTWRTLKYEWIFLRDYRSEEELRKLLGEFVRFFNNERIHQGLDYKTPDEVYREGSFPSAIINKMAA from the coding sequence GAAACTTCCACGGGCAACTTACTATGAGCGCCGCAGATTTGAAGCAGAACGACAGAAAAAGAAGGCTGGGGAAAACAAAACAAGGCTCAATCGTGCAAAAATTGTAATCAATGAGTGGTCAACTCACAGTACCTATGGTTACAAAAAGATGTCAAAGCATCTGAAAAGACTCGGGTACGACTGGGCTGGAGAAAAGTTTATCCGCAACCTGTACAAGGAACTTGGAATCAAAGGCCAGAAGCCTGTCTTCAAGACCACAAGAAGCGGAAAAGCGCCATACGGAAAGTTCCCGTACCTCTTGCGGAACAAGCTCATCGCGTTCCCGAACCAGGTAATGGCGACAGACATCACTTACATCAAGACTCCATGGGGCATGATGTATTTTACGGCCGTGATTGATTTGTACAGCCGGAAGATTCTGAGCTGGCGGCTCTCGGACAGCATGAGGACAGATTTCTGCCTGGAATGCGTGAGGGAAGCCTTTGAGAAATACGGGGTTCCGGCAGTATTCAACACGGACTGCGGTTCCCAGTATACCAGCGGAGAGTTCATCGGGCTTCTGAAATCCTACAATGTTGAAATCAGCATGGACGGAATCGGAAGATGCAAGGACAACATCTTTGTAGAGCGAACCTGGCGTACTTTGAAATATGAATGGATTTTTCTCCGGGATTACAGATCCGAAGAAGAACTCCGAAAACTGCTTGGAGAATTCGTGAGGTTCTTCAACAATGAAAGAATTCATCAGGGCTTGGATTACAAGACTCCTGACGAAGTATACAGGGAAGGAAGTTTTCCTTCGGCAATCATCAACAAGATGGCTGCATAA